A section of the Veillonella criceti genome encodes:
- the murG gene encoding undecaprenyldiphospho-muramoylpentapeptide beta-N-acetylglucosaminyltransferase, translating to MKRIIISGGGTGGHIYPAITIYKEIAAMTDAEFLYIGTEKGLEATLVPKEGIPFKTLPVEGLNRNLSVRALVTLGKTLGSLVKANRIISEFKPDIVIGTGGYVCGPILLAAALRHVPTLIQEQNTIGGITNKILSRFVDVVAVGFEEAQKAFVKAKRIVYTGNPVRPEVLVDTREEGRSFFNLQNDEFAVLIAGGSRGARSINTAMIEVHKHFKDKKGIKLIHVTGTGEYERVLDALGIKDGQAYSETSVILPYLHEMPKALAAADLAVFRAGAVGLAELTVRGIPSILIPYPYAAEDHQTYNARALVSAGAARMIVDKMLQGNDLIGEIEYFMQNPAERARMSVAAKALGKPQAAHDIAQLALDIAK from the coding sequence ATGAAGCGTATCATTATTTCTGGTGGTGGCACAGGTGGCCATATTTACCCCGCCATTACTATTTATAAAGAGATTGCTGCCATGACTGACGCTGAGTTTCTTTATATTGGTACAGAGAAAGGCTTAGAAGCTACCTTAGTGCCTAAAGAGGGGATTCCTTTTAAAACGTTACCTGTTGAAGGGTTGAACCGCAATCTATCTGTTCGTGCCTTGGTTACTTTGGGTAAGACATTAGGTTCATTAGTTAAAGCGAATCGTATCATTTCTGAATTTAAACCTGACATAGTTATTGGGACAGGTGGTTATGTCTGTGGACCTATTTTATTAGCAGCAGCGCTGCGTCATGTTCCGACTTTGATTCAAGAACAAAATACAATTGGCGGTATTACTAACAAAATTTTAAGTCGTTTTGTCGATGTGGTAGCTGTTGGTTTTGAAGAGGCACAAAAAGCTTTTGTCAAAGCCAAACGGATTGTGTATACAGGAAATCCTGTTCGTCCAGAAGTATTAGTTGATACTCGAGAAGAAGGCCGTTCATTTTTTAATTTACAAAATGATGAATTTGCTGTTTTGATTGCTGGCGGTTCTCGTGGTGCTCGTAGTATTAATACGGCGATGATTGAGGTTCATAAACATTTCAAAGATAAAAAAGGGATTAAATTGATTCATGTAACAGGTACTGGTGAGTATGAGCGGGTATTAGACGCTTTAGGTATTAAGGATGGCCAGGCTTATAGTGAAACGTCCGTAATTTTGCCGTATTTGCATGAAATGCCGAAGGCTTTGGCGGCGGCTGATTTAGCTGTTTTCCGCGCTGGTGCTGTTGGCTTAGCTGAATTGACGGTGCGCGGAATCCCTTCTATATTAATACCGTACCCTTATGCGGCAGAAGATCATCAAACTTATAATGCTCGGGCGCTAGTCAGTGCTGGGGCAGCTCGCATGATTGTAGATAAGATGCTACAAGGGAATGATTTAATTGGGGAAATTGAATATTTTATGCAAAATCCAGCGGAACGAGCCCGCATGTCGGTAGCAGCTAAAGCATTAGGTAAGCC
- the mraY gene encoding phospho-N-acetylmuramoyl-pentapeptide-transferase gives MTMQLLFAFITSLVITLVLGKIGIPLLRRLHAQQSIREDGPQAHLAKAGTPTMGGLFMLAAMVISVLIFSPFHMATWVLLFLTLGHGLLGFLDDFIKSVKKRNLGLTAKQKFLGQIIMSAIFCYIATEILVVPTTVWIPLTDITVDLGWFYYVLVFIIIVGTTNAVNLTDGLDGLAAGTSAAAAIAYTVIGMLAFQNSVAFFGIVLCGAVLGFLYFNANPAKVFMGDTGSLALGGAFAGMAILTKTELLLIIIGGIFVMEAMSVIIQVASFKTRGVRVFKMSPIHHHFELSGWSEQKVVSRFWLGSCVFAVIGLLMYTLR, from the coding sequence ATGACCATGCAATTATTATTTGCGTTTATTACATCTTTAGTAATAACGTTAGTATTAGGAAAAATAGGAATCCCTTTATTACGTCGCTTACATGCGCAGCAGAGTATTCGTGAAGATGGGCCACAGGCGCACTTAGCAAAAGCAGGTACACCAACTATGGGCGGTCTTTTTATGTTAGCGGCTATGGTGATTAGTGTATTGATCTTTTCACCATTTCATATGGCCACATGGGTACTGTTATTTTTAACATTAGGGCATGGTTTATTAGGCTTTTTAGATGATTTCATTAAGTCGGTTAAAAAAAGAAATTTAGGATTAACAGCCAAACAGAAGTTTTTGGGACAAATTATTATGTCTGCTATTTTTTGTTATATTGCGACTGAGATTTTAGTAGTTCCCACTACTGTGTGGATACCATTAACAGATATTACAGTTGATTTAGGTTGGTTTTATTATGTATTGGTATTTATAATTATTGTAGGGACTACGAATGCAGTTAATTTGACAGATGGTCTTGATGGATTGGCAGCAGGCACATCAGCAGCTGCGGCTATTGCTTATACTGTTATTGGTATGCTAGCCTTTCAAAATAGCGTGGCTTTCTTTGGTATTGTTTTATGTGGCGCTGTTCTAGGCTTTTTATATTTTAATGCGAATCCGGCTAAAGTATTTATGGGTGATACAGGCTCTTTAGCATTAGGTGGCGCCTTTGCAGGTATGGCTATTTTAACCAAAACTGAATTATTGCTTATTATTATTGGTGGTATTTTTGTTATGGAAGCGATGTCTGTTATTATCCAAGTGGCGTCTTTTAAAACACGTGGTGTTCGTGTATTTAAAATGAGTCCTATTCACCATCATTTTGAATTATCTGGCTGGAGTGAGCAAAAAGTTGTATCGCGCTTTTGGCTGGGCAGTTGTGTCTTTGCAGTTATTGGTTTATTAATGTATACATTACGATAG
- the murD gene encoding UDP-N-acetylmuramoyl-L-alanine--D-glutamate ligase, with amino-acid sequence MEYKGKRILVLGAGRSGIGAAHVLGLLGAQVVLNDYKAVTLTTAEEALLAQGDVTIITGRQDVDLLEDIDRIVVSPGIALTIPILVEAKQRGLDIVGEVEVAYDISKAPILGVTGTNGKTTTTTLLAEVMEQTGKPIKVGGNIGTSLSEAAYDITADGYLVAEVSSYQLETVKTFKPLGAMVLNITPDHLQRHKTMEAYQAAKENIFVNQTASDRIVLNLDDPLVATMKERAPGKVLCISQNHSVIDGAYFKDNKCWVVRQGVAEVVIGTDEIQLPGRHNIENILAVIALAYDLGVSALQLHHVIAQFKGVAHRLEPVATIDGAKYFNDSKATNTDSAVKALEAFSEPIILLAGGHDKMTDLTEFMTLVKKQVKDLILMGEAAQRFEEAAHQAGVANVYRVRSMAEAVAKAHELAELGDVVLLSPACSSFDWYHCFEERGDDFKNEVHALQMLVASKAEKKGSLL; translated from the coding sequence ATGGAGTACAAGGGAAAACGAATTTTAGTACTGGGAGCAGGGCGTAGTGGTATTGGCGCTGCCCATGTACTCGGCCTATTAGGGGCTCAAGTAGTGTTAAACGATTATAAAGCGGTAACGTTGACCACCGCTGAAGAGGCATTATTAGCTCAAGGGGATGTAACAATCATTACAGGTCGTCAAGATGTGGATTTATTAGAGGACATAGACCGCATTGTGGTGTCGCCTGGTATAGCCTTAACAATTCCTATTTTAGTGGAAGCTAAACAACGTGGTTTAGATATTGTTGGTGAAGTAGAAGTAGCGTATGATATTTCTAAAGCGCCTATTTTAGGAGTAACGGGAACTAATGGGAAAACAACAACTACCACATTATTAGCTGAGGTCATGGAACAGACAGGTAAGCCCATAAAGGTGGGAGGGAATATTGGTACTTCTTTAAGTGAAGCTGCGTATGATATAACAGCTGATGGTTATTTAGTGGCAGAAGTATCAAGTTATCAATTAGAAACGGTAAAAACCTTTAAACCACTAGGAGCTATGGTTTTAAATATTACACCTGATCATTTGCAACGGCATAAAACTATGGAAGCCTATCAAGCGGCCAAAGAAAATATTTTTGTCAATCAAACGGCCAGTGATCGAATTGTTCTTAATTTAGATGATCCGTTAGTTGCCACAATGAAAGAGCGGGCACCGGGGAAAGTACTTTGCATCAGTCAGAACCATAGTGTGATTGATGGAGCGTATTTTAAAGATAATAAGTGTTGGGTTGTACGACAAGGCGTGGCTGAAGTGGTTATTGGTACTGATGAAATTCAGTTGCCAGGTCGTCATAATATTGAAAATATATTGGCTGTGATTGCGTTAGCCTATGACTTAGGTGTTTCAGCTTTACAATTGCACCATGTGATTGCTCAATTCAAAGGCGTAGCGCATCGGCTAGAGCCAGTAGCCACTATTGATGGTGCAAAATATTTTAATGACTCGAAGGCAACGAATACAGATTCAGCTGTTAAGGCTTTGGAAGCCTTTTCAGAGCCTATTATTCTATTAGCTGGCGGTCATGATAAAATGACTGATTTAACCGAGTTTATGACGCTAGTAAAGAAACAAGTAAAGGATTTAATTCTCATGGGTGAAGCGGCGCAACGTTTTGAAGAAGCGGCTCATCAGGCCGGTGTAGCTAATGTGTATAGGGTGCGTTCTATGGCTGAAGCTGTTGCAAAAGCGCATGAATTAGCTGAATTAGGCGATGTAGTTTTATTATCACCAGCTTGCTCCAGTTTTGACTGGTATCACTGTTTTGAAGAACGAGGCGATGACTTTAAGAATGAAGTACACGCTTTACAAATGTTAGTGGCATCTAAAGCAGAGAAGAAAGGATCGTTGTTATGA
- a CDS encoding UDP-N-acetylmuramoyl-tripeptide--D-alanyl-D-alanine ligase has product MAQFTLQEVLTVTGGTYAGESTKQVVFTNVSTDTRTIEEGSLFVALTGDTFDGHDFLSQAMSKGALGALVSKGRAEAGLICIEVESPLLAYQQLANYHRRRFDIPVVAVTGSSGKTTTKEMIGAVLSAKFNVLKTEKNFNNEIGLPKTLLQLTENHEACVVEMGMRGLGQIDELARIAEPTVGVITNVGNSHIELLGSRENIGKAKSELIRHIPPEGTAILNEDDDLVRPMASLTEGKTIFYGIKENVTVSGFQLRYKKDGIKFTCRCFDEVFDIFLPMIGDHNVYDALAAIAVGRALGVPSQKIAKALGNFKGIPMRQEIVSFGDMVVLNDAYNANPASMAESIKALGQLDGKRKIAMLGDMLELGAYSEANHREIGRLLVDEGYDQVYTFGEAAKYIAREAKASGIRVAKICDSHLDIVNAYWDERAKGDVILVKGSRGLRMERVVTELTDRESLK; this is encoded by the coding sequence ATGGCACAATTTACGCTCCAGGAGGTGTTAACTGTTACAGGTGGTACCTATGCTGGTGAATCTACGAAACAAGTAGTGTTTACAAATGTATCGACCGATACGCGCACTATTGAAGAAGGCTCGTTATTTGTAGCCTTAACGGGGGATACCTTTGATGGTCATGATTTCTTATCACAGGCCATGTCAAAAGGAGCGTTAGGTGCTTTAGTCAGTAAGGGACGGGCTGAAGCAGGGCTGATTTGTATTGAAGTAGAGTCTCCTTTGTTGGCGTATCAACAATTAGCTAACTATCATCGTCGTCGTTTTGATATTCCTGTAGTAGCTGTAACAGGCTCATCGGGTAAGACAACAACCAAAGAGATGATTGGCGCTGTATTGAGTGCTAAGTTTAATGTGTTGAAAACAGAAAAGAATTTTAATAATGAAATCGGTTTGCCTAAAACATTGTTACAATTAACTGAAAATCATGAAGCTTGTGTAGTAGAAATGGGCATGCGTGGTCTTGGACAAATTGATGAATTAGCACGTATTGCTGAACCGACAGTAGGTGTGATTACTAATGTAGGGAATAGCCATATTGAATTATTAGGTTCGCGTGAAAATATTGGCAAAGCTAAAAGCGAATTAATACGCCATATTCCACCAGAAGGAACGGCTATTTTAAATGAAGATGATGATTTAGTGCGTCCAATGGCGAGTTTAACGGAAGGGAAAACCATTTTTTATGGCATTAAAGAAAATGTCACTGTATCGGGTTTTCAATTGCGGTATAAAAAGGATGGTATAAAATTTACTTGTCGTTGTTTTGATGAAGTATTTGATATATTTTTGCCTATGATTGGTGACCATAATGTATACGATGCCTTAGCAGCTATTGCTGTAGGACGTGCTTTAGGAGTACCATCACAGAAAATTGCAAAAGCCTTAGGGAATTTTAAAGGTATTCCTATGCGCCAAGAAATTGTTTCTTTTGGCGATATGGTAGTGCTTAATGATGCATATAATGCTAATCCTGCCTCTATGGCTGAATCCATTAAAGCGTTGGGACAACTTGATGGGAAACGTAAAATTGCTATGCTAGGTGATATGTTGGAATTAGGGGCTTATTCAGAAGCTAATCATCGTGAAATTGGTCGTTTGTTGGTCGATGAAGGGTATGATCAAGTATATACTTTTGGTGAAGCCGCCAAATATATTGCACGTGAAGCAAAAGCATCAGGTATTCGCGTAGCAAAGATTTGTGATAGCCATTTAGACATAGTCAATGCATATTGGGACGAACGTGCAAAAGGTGATGTGATTTTAGTTAAAGGGTCACGAGGCTTACGCATGGAGCGTGTTGTTACTGAATTAACAGACAGAGAGTCTTTGAAATAA